The genomic interval GTCGGTCCGCCGCCGGGCCTGCTCCAGTGCCTGCTGGCTGGACCGAATGTCCTCCGCCATCCGCTCGAACGCGCCGAACACCGGCTCGAACTCGAGCGGCGGGTGCTCCGAATGGGGCGGCATGACCAGGCCGCGTCCCAGGGCGAGCGCCGAACGCCGCAGCTCGGCGACGGGTCGGGACAGTGCACGCGAGGCGCGCTGCGCTCCAGCCAAGGCAGCGGCGATGCCGGCCAGTGTCGCGAGCAGCAGCACCAATGCGAGGTCCAGCTGGCGTCCAGCCAGGGAGCTGTCATCCGCCGGCTGGGGAGTGGCGAGAACGCCGATCTCGCTCGGTCCCCCCGGTTGAATCACTCGGTATCCCACGCGCTCGGCCAGCTGAGGCAGCGAGCCGTCGCGAGCCACCTCCGACTCGCCGTGCAGCGCGAGGGACTGAAACGCGACCGGGTCCATGAGCTGCGGCAGGACGCCGAGATCCTCCAGCACCGGCGCGCTCGCGCCCTCAAGCCGGCCCCCCTGGTATAGCGCGAGATCGGCATCGATGCGGCGGCTGAGCTCCTCCAGCCGGTCCTCGACGATGGGGCCGCCGCCGCGCACGGCCCCGCCGGCCGTCAGTACGGCGTCACGCAGGGTCTGGGTGATGAGCAGGTCCCGGCTGCGCTGCACCTCCTCCGCCAGCCGCAGGAAGCTCCAGCCGGCAAACCCGATGACCGGCAGCAGGAAGAACGCGGCCAGCGTCGCGGCCAGTCGGATGCGGAAGGATCGCGCCAGGCTGTGCCAGTGAAAGCGCGGCGGGCGGGCACCCGAGATCAACTCTCCCACGAACCAGAGCAGCGCGAGCGTTCCCGCGTCGAGCAGCACCACTAGCACGCCGCGTACGAACAGCGGCAGCTGACCCCGCAGGTCGATTCGTGCGTGGACGATGCGCACGCCATCCGGCAGCATCAGCGGGTACTCGTTGCGGAGCGACCATCCTTCCCGCCGCCAGTGCGGGCGCGGTGGGCGAGTGGACGAATCCAGCGGCGGAGAGAGGGTCAGGCGATACAGCGGAATCCGGTGCGCCGACGGGTCCAGCAGCCGGCCGACACGGCCGCGCTGGACGAGCTCGGACCGCGGTCCGATGGCGGTCGTCATCACCACGCTGGGCGCGACCCGGACGGCCAGCACGTAGTGCACTCCCGGCACCCGTACTACCTGCCCGACCATCATGGAGTCGCCTGGCGCCAGACCGCGTACCAGTCCGGAGAGCAGGGATGGTGGAAGGTCGAGCGAATCGAGCGTCAGCTCGTCGAGGAGCGCACCCCTGGAAGACCAGAGCGCCAGGTGAGTCGGATAGCGCTGGTCGGCGAGGGGCGAGCCGTGCCAGAGCGCGTACATCTCCGATGCCGTGGCCGGCGCCGCCGCCCGCCGCGCCTGCTCCCCGAAGCCTTCCAGCAGCGGCACCGCGAGCGGATCCGCCTCGGCACCGAGCCGGGTGACATCGCGCTGGGCCACCTGCACCTGCCCCGCGAGCTCCGCGCCCCAGGTGACCAGAGCAGCCGAGCTGCCGGCCACCAGCGCGATGCCGCTGATCGCGGCCCACCGGGGCGCCGGAAGGGTGACCAGGAGCAGCGCCGGCGTCCAGAGAAAGGTGTACCAGTCGGGCCAGCCGCCCCGGGGACTCCATACCAGCACGCCGATGATAGTGGCCGCCAGCGCGATGGCCACACCGATCGCGATCCGCCACGACGTGCGACGGTCCGGCTCCGGGCCCCGGAAGAGGGCCGCGGCCGGGACGATGAGCGCAGAGACTGAGACCAGCAGGGCGAGCTGCCAGGTGAGCCAGAGGCCAACCGATACACCCTCGGCCGGCGGGGTGATCCCGCGACCGAGGCTGCTGATGAGATAGGGTGCCGCCAGCAGCAGCGCCCCGCCGAGCGCCAAACCATACCAGCGATGGGGAAAGCGCTTTCGCCAGAGCCACACGCCGGCGAAGGTGAGGAGGATGCCGGCCACCGCCAACGCTCCGGCCGAGCCGGACAGCGGTCCCAGGAGCGGCCGAAAGAAGGTGGCGGGGGAAAAGAGTGGCTGCAGTCCGAGTGCCGGACCGATCGGCGCGCGCCCGGCCAGCAAGAGCGGCAACGAGAGCAGGGCGATCCGCTCGCTCGGTCGGGCTGCGAGGCTCAAGGCCAGCCCGAGCATGGCGAGGAGCAGCCAGGCGATGGATCGGCTCCCCCGCTCGAACACCAGCTCCTTGGCGGTGCCCTGCTCCGGCGGCACGGGCAGCACGCTGAACAGAAGGCGCGGACCGGCGGTGGTGGGCTCCTGATAGTCGAACACGTCCGCGTTGTCGGGAGCCTTCCCCGGCGGGTACACCATGAGCCCCACCTCGGTGCGCTCGCGGAAGAGCTCGGCCAGGCTGCGGCCGCGATCCGGGGCGGCCGGGTGGGCCCAGATGAGAATCGCCGCCACGGCGGTCCGGCCGCGGGCGCCGTGGCGCCGAGCCTCGAGCTCCACGTAATATCCAGTCGCCCGCGAGCCGATGGAGTCTCCTTCGCTCCTGGGCGGCAATCGATGGCGGCCGGCCCAGGCGTAAGGCGTTCCCAGCGAATCGAGCACCACCACGCTCATCTCCGGCCCGCTGGATGGCACCAATCGCCCGAGCACCCGGAAGGCGCCCTCCCGGTCGTCCGGGCTGGTGGCCGCCGCTGCCTCCGCCAGGCGCTCGGCCCGGTGGAAGGCCGCGTGGAGATCGCCCTCCAGGCGGCGGGAGGCGGCGTCCACCCGCCGCTCCCGCTCCGCGGACCAGCGAAACTCGATAGCGGACAGCCGCCACTGGGCCAACCCCATCTCCAGCACGAGGGCGAGGAGCGCTATGGCCAGTCCGCGCCGCCGCCAGCCGCCCAGCGGTGCGAGCACCGCGAGTCCGGCCAGCAGCACCACCGAGGTAACGACCACCCAGACCGGCGATGGATGCCGCAACCATTCCGCGGCGCCGGCGCCGGCCCCCAGGACGACCACCACCCACCAGCGTCCCCCATGACTCAATCGACACACCCCTGGCGGATCAAGGAAATGACGCCCGACGCGGTACGGGAGCGCCTGCAGGAGCGGCCGACCCTTCTGGTCGCGGTCGGGACCACTGAGCAGCACGGTCCCCATCTCCCGCTCGGATGCGACACGCTCATCGTGGAGCGTCTGGCCGACGACATCTCGGCCAGCTTCGGCGTTCCACGGGCACCGACGGTGGAATACGGCGTCCACACGCCATCGCGTGATTTCCCTGGGGGCGCCGCGCTCAGGCGGCGCACGTTGCACCGTGTCATGAACGAACTTATCGAGTCCTGGGAAGCAGGGGCAGGCGTCCGGGAGTTCGTCATTCTTACGGCGCAAGCGAGCGACGCCCACCTGGAGGCGTTGAGCACCATTCGGACCGATGAGGCCACGGTCCAGGTCATGGATGTCTTCAGCCTCGATTTCGGCTCGCTGCTGGAGCACCCGGGCGCCCCAATACAGGGGGGAGAGCTGGATACCTCCCT from Gemmatimonadales bacterium carries:
- a CDS encoding creatininase family protein; the encoded protein is MTQSTHPWRIKEMTPDAVRERLQERPTLLVAVGTTEQHGPHLPLGCDTLIVERLADDISASFGVPRAPTVEYGVHTPSRDFPGGAALRRRTLHRVMNELIESWEAGAGVREFVILTAQASDAHLEALSTIRTDEATVQVMDVFSLDFGSLLEHPGAPIQGGELDTSLMLYLAPELVRMDQAQDFALTPKVIARYRPGHSRHLPSGSPGSVGYPSLASAQKGELLYRFILDRIRSCLTGP
- a CDS encoding ATP-binding protein, with the translated sequence MVVVLGAGAGAAEWLRHPSPVWVVVTSVVLLAGLAVLAPLGGWRRRGLAIALLALVLEMGLAQWRLSAIEFRWSAERERRVDAASRRLEGDLHAAFHRAERLAEAAAATSPDDREGAFRVLGRLVPSSGPEMSVVVLDSLGTPYAWAGRHRLPPRSEGDSIGSRATGYYVELEARRHGARGRTAVAAILIWAHPAAPDRGRSLAELFRERTEVGLMVYPPGKAPDNADVFDYQEPTTAGPRLLFSVLPVPPEQGTAKELVFERGSRSIAWLLLAMLGLALSLAARPSERIALLSLPLLLAGRAPIGPALGLQPLFSPATFFRPLLGPLSGSAGALAVAGILLTFAGVWLWRKRFPHRWYGLALGGALLLAAPYLISSLGRGITPPAEGVSVGLWLTWQLALLVSVSALIVPAAALFRGPEPDRRTSWRIAIGVAIALAATIIGVLVWSPRGGWPDWYTFLWTPALLLVTLPAPRWAAISGIALVAGSSAALVTWGAELAGQVQVAQRDVTRLGAEADPLAVPLLEGFGEQARRAAAPATASEMYALWHGSPLADQRYPTHLALWSSRGALLDELTLDSLDLPPSLLSGLVRGLAPGDSMMVGQVVRVPGVHYVLAVRVAPSVVMTTAIGPRSELVQRGRVGRLLDPSAHRIPLYRLTLSPPLDSSTRPPRPHWRREGWSLRNEYPLMLPDGVRIVHARIDLRGQLPLFVRGVLVVLLDAGTLALLWFVGELISGARPPRFHWHSLARSFRIRLAATLAAFFLLPVIGFAGWSFLRLAEEVQRSRDLLITQTLRDAVLTAGGAVRGGGPIVEDRLEELSRRIDADLALYQGGRLEGASAPVLEDLGVLPQLMDPVAFQSLALHGESEVARDGSLPQLAERVGYRVIQPGGPSEIGVLATPQPADDSSLAGRQLDLALVLLLATLAGIAAALAGAQRASRALSRPVAELRRSALALGRGLVMPPHSEHPPLEFEPVFGAFERMAEDIRSSQQALEQARRRTDAVLATVATGVVGLDPEGRVLLANPRAVDLLGARLEEGQPFLECLSPEWIILAAEVRWFLDNPTAQASTELEVGGRRLTLQLAALGPEVRGVVIALNDVTDVSRAQRVLAWGEMARQVAHEIKNPLTPMRLGLQHLRRVYRDRRTDFDRTLEETAERMLSEIDRLDTIARAFSRFAAPAEDQQPLERIDLGVAVAEVVQLYRLSEDGCEIRLTAEPGSTGAARSDEVKEVVVNLLENARNAGAAVVEIAVGPGRIRVADDGSGIPPDLLPRIFEPRFSTTTSGSGLGLAIVRRLVESWGGEIEVDSEVGQGTTILVRLPV